CGGGCTGGTGGAGCTCTCCCGGTCCTTCCAGACCCAGGCGGAGCTGATCGTGACGCCGACGGTCGTCCGCCTGCCGATGACGGGCCTGAGCGGAGCGTGGACCGGCGCCGGCGACAACCGGCCCCGCGCCTTCGCGAGCGGCAGCGCTGAGGACGTCACCGTTCGGGAGTACCGCCACGGCGATGCGCTCCGCCGCGTCCACTGGCGCAGCAGTGCCCGCACCGGCGAGCTGATGGTGCGCCGCGAGGAGCAGCCCTGGCAGTCGCGGGCCACGGTCTTGCTGGACAACCGGGTCTCCGCACACCGGGGCCACGGCGCCGCGTCGTCACTCGAGACGGCCGTCTCGATGGCAGCCTCGATCGTCACGCACCTGGCCGAGCGCGGCTTCACCGTCCGCCTGGTCACGGCCGACGGGGCGAACGCAGCCCGCAGCGATGCGTGGCACGAGCGGAGCTCCGGCCCGGACACGCGCCGGCTCCTCGAGGAGCTGGCCGTCGTGGACGGCGTACGCCGCGGGGTGCTGGAGACCAGCTGGGTCGCTGACACCGCGCGCACGGGGATGCTCATCGCCGTGCTCGGCGAGGTGACCGAGCACGACCGTGCAGCCCTGCACCGGATGGTCCACCACTCCGAGTCTCCCCTCGCGATCGCGCTCGACGTCGACGGGTGGCTCGGCCGGCCGGCCGCCGACCCGGCACTGTCGCTACGCACCCTGGGCTGGCGGGCCGTTGCCGCAGGCCCCGGGGTCTCACTCCCGCAGCTCTGGCAGGACCTTGCCTCCGCACCCACCCGGCGCAGCTCATGAGGCGTGCCGGAGCACAGCCGCTCCTGACCGCTCTCACCGCGCTCACCTCGTGGGTCATCCTCGTTGCGTGGGAACGGCTCAGCGAGCTGCCGGGCGACCTGCTCGGACAGGTCTTCATCGGCATCGCCCTCATCGCCGCCACCGGCGCCCTGCTCCGCCTCGCCTCCCTGTCCTGGCTCGTGGTGCTCAGCGGCCAGCTGCTGGTTGCGCTGCTCGTGGTCCATGGCTTCTGGGGCTCCGGCGGGTTGCCGACGCCGACCTCGGTCCGGGCTGCCGTCGAGGCGGTCGCAAGCGCCGTCGACTCCGCGGGCACCTACCGAGCGCCGGTCGGCGACGACGTTCCGACGATCCTCCCGCTGCTGCTGGGCGGTGCCCTGGCCGTCCACCTGGTCGTCGACCTGGTGGCCGTCACCCTCGGCCGCGTGGCGGTGGCCGGGCTGCCGTTGCTGATGGCCTACACGGTGCCGGTGAGCATCCTCGGGACCCCGACCGCCTGGCCCGCCTTCGTGATCGGCGGTGCGTGCTTCCTGGGAATGCTCTTCGCTGACGAGCGCGGCCGGCTCGAGCGGTGGGGCCGCCGGATCGAGACCGGCGACCGACCACGCGGCGGAGCGCTGATCGGCGCCGCGGCGCTGACGGCGGCAGTCCTCGTCTCCGCAGTCCTTCCCAGCCAGCCCACGCTGACCCTTCCCGGGTTCGGCACCGGCAACTCCGGCCCGGTCCGGATCACCGACCCGATCGCCGACCTCAAGCGCGACCTCGTGCTCGGGGCGGACATCCCACTGCTCCGGGTGAAGGTGACCTCAGGGCCCAGCACCCCCGCCCCGTCCTACGTCCGGCTCACCGTGCTCGACGAGTTCGACGGGAAGTCATGGCGACCCGGCGACCACCCGCGGCCACAGAGCCAGTCGGCGACGGGCGAGATCCCGCTGCTCGGCCTTGACCCGAGCCAGCCCGGTGAGACCATCGGGTGGCAGGTGAGCGTCACCGAACGCCTCGCGTCCTCGTGGCTCCCGACCCCGCGCTACCTCCGCTCGATCGAAGCCGGCTCCGACTGGCGCTACGGCGCGGACACCCTCGACTTCCGCGCCGTCGACGACGTGACCACGGCTGGACTCTCCTATCCCCTGACCGAGTTCCGTCCCACCCTGACCGCCGACCAGCTCGCGGCGGCGGGTCCGGCGCCCGACCAGATCCAGGACGACTACACCCGGCTCCCGCGCGCCGCCGACAGCCTTCGCACCGTGGCGGAGCGGGAGACCCGGGGAGCGTCGACGGACTACGACCGCGGGGTGGCGTTGCAGCGGTTCTTCCAGTCGGAGTTCACCTACTCGACCCGGATCGCGCCCGGCAACGGGCTCGCCGCCCTGGAGCACTTCCTCAGCCCGGACGGCCGCGAGGGCTACTGCGAGCAGTTCGCTGCGGCAATGGCGGTGCTCGCCCGAGAGCTGGACATCCCTGCCCGCGTCTCCGTGGGGTTCCTGTCCGGCGACCGCACGACCACCGACACCTATGAGTTCAGCAGCCACGACCTGCACGCGTGGCCGGAGCTCTACATCGCAGGTGCCGGGTGGGTGATGTTCGAGCCGACGCCCACCTCGCACACCGTCGCCGTTCCCGGCTACACCCGCCCCACCGCGCAGCCGTCGAGCGGGCCCTCTGCGACTGCCACCCCGTCGACCGTTCGGCCGTCCATCTCGGCCGGCACGAAGCCACGCCCCGAGACCGGGTCGTCCGGGCAGGACACCTCCAGCGAGCTCCTCACGACCTGGCTTCCGGCAGTCGGCGTCGGCGCGTTCGCCCTGCTCCTGCTCGGAGCGCTGCCACGGGCACTGCGTCGCCGCCGCCGGGCCCGTCGGATGGCAGCAGCGACCCCCGAGGAGATGTGGGCCGAGCTCCGCGACACCGCTATCGACCTCGGCGTGCCGTGGCCCGAGGAACGGTCACCCCGCGCCACTGGTCTCGCGCTCGCCGGCACCGTCAACTCGGTGCCCGAAGCCCCGGCCGCGCTGCGACGACTGGTGACCACGCTCGAGACCGCGCGCTACGCGCCGGCCGGGGAGCAGCCACCGCTCGACGACCAGCTCGCCGTGGACACCGAAACCTGCCTCGAGGCGTTGCGCGACGGCGCATCGCCGGCAGCACAACGCCGGGCTCGCTGGTGGCCACGCTCACTGCACCGGCGTACGACGCGCAGCGGCGCACGCGTCAGGCAGGAACATGCTTCGGGCGTGGTCGATCAACTCGACCCGCCGGCAGACGCCTGAGGAGACGGCGCCTGAGGAGACTCAGTCCTCGTGGCGGTGGCGCCAGCGGTCCATGCGGTCGTGGAGCGAACCCTGGTCATGCGCCGACGGGGTCGGGCGGGCGCGCAGCGCAGAGAGCGCATAGGTCGCGCTGAGCAGCATGACCACAAAGCCCAGGACAGCAACCGGGATGAGCTCGGTCACCGCCCCCGTCATCAGCAGGGCGACTCCACCGAGGAACGCGACCCCGGCCAGCAGTGCACGCTGACGAGCGGCCCGACGAAACGAGCTGCCACGCAAGGTGGACGCAAACTTCGGGTCCTCTTCGGTGAGTGCGCGCTCCATCTGCTCGAGCAGGCGAAGCTCCTCCTCCGACAGTGGCATGGCTCCTCCTCACCTGGGCCGCACGGATGATCTGCCATCAGTCTAGGCAGCCGTTCTCGCCGGTGGTAGCCGCCGGTCCGGAAATTTCGTGAATGTCTCGCGAATCAGTGCGTTGCGAGCACGTGGATCTGTGTTGCCAGAGGCAGGTACTCCGGTCTTTCGGCGACCGCTTGCTCGAGCTCGAGGAGCGCGTCAGCTGCCCCGACCTCGGCGTCGAGGACGGCGCCAGGAACCAGATCGGTGAAGACCCGCACCGCATGCTGAGCGGTCACCGCGAACCCAGCCGCGTCGAGCAGCGCGACGATCTCGGCAGCCGTCCAGCGGCGCCCGGTGCCACGCCCTCGCGCCGGCACCTCACCCGGACCACCGTCGAGGAGGGTCAGCGCCTGGCCGAAGTGGCCGGCCATCGCGCGGGCCAGGACGGCCGCATGGCGCTGCGCGACGAGCAGGCTGAGCGTGCCGCCCGGTCGCAGGACGGTGGCGATGGTCGCCAACGCGGCAGCCGGGTCATCGCTGACCTCCAGCACCCCGTGGCACAGCACGACATCGACACTGGCGCCCGGCACGAGCTCCAGCAACGTGGAGAGGTCGCCCTGCTGGGCAGTCACCCGCTCCGCAACGCCTTGCTCCTGCGCGCGTCGGCCAAGTGCGGCCAAGGCGTCCGGGCTCGGGTCGACCACGCGAACGTGATGCCCCAGCTCGGCGACCCGGACAGCGAAGCCACCCGTGCCACCGCCGATGTCGAGCACCGTTGCTCCGGGCTGGCCTGCCAGAACGGCGTCGAGAGCGTTCCACACCACTGTCGTGCGTGCGGCCGCACGGCGTTCGCCGGGTCGCTCGCGCTCGCTGCCTGCCACTCCACCGGTGCCTGCCATGGATCCCACCCTAGTAGGACAGAGATCAGGCGCCCGCGCGAAGCGCGGGCCGGAACACGATCTCCTCCTCGACCGGCAGGTGCGGCGCCAGGCCCAGCGCCTGCTCGATCACGGAGAGGAAGCGGTCTGCGTCACGCACGAGGTCGTCCGCATCCCGCTCGGACACCGCACGACGCGAACCCGCCTCGGCTGCCGCGCGCTTGGACGCACCCGCGGCGAAGAACGCGGACCACTCCGTCAGCTCGGGCGCCACCTCCGCGAGCAGGACCCAGGCGTTCTTCTGGCGCCGGCGCTTGGGGTCCGGGTGGGCCCGGGCGGCGAGCAGTGCCGCCGCGGCGCGCAACGCAGCGACATGGGCGTGGGCGTAGCGGGTCGGGACGTCACTCGTCGTGATCGCTTCACGCAGCGACTCGGCAGCGCGCTCGAGGTAGGCGTGCGTCGTCGCGGGCAACAGCATCATCGGGAATCTCCTTCGGTCGTCGACCCGCCTGATCGAACAGTTGTTCGAACAAGAGGAACGCTACACCTGCCCTCCGACAACAGGACAACCTCGACCGCGTGCCCTGGGGAAAACTGGTCCGACTAGGGTCGAGGGCATGGACGAGCACCCCTCGATCACGAGTTTTCGCGCTGAACTGGAGCGTCTCGGCGGCACCGGCGAGGTGATCGTCCTCCCCGAATCCGCGCACACGGCAGCCCTGGCCGCCGCCGCGCTCGGCTGCGAGGTCGGTGCCATCGCGAACAGCCTGCTGTTCTCCAGCGACAACGAGCCCGTCCTGGTCCTCACCAGTGGCGCACACCGGGTGGACACGACCGCGACGGCCGCGCGCATCGCCGTACCGAAGCTGAAGCGGGCTGACGCCGACTTCGTCCGCAACCACACCGGGCAGGTGATCGGCGGCGTGTCCCCCATCGCGCACCCCAGCCCGATCCCGACCTGGGTCGACATCTGGCTGCAGAAGCATCCCGTCCTGTGGGCAGCGGCCGGACACCCGTCGGCGGTCTTCTCCACGACCTACGACGAGCTCCTCCGCCTGACCGGCGGCACCGCGATCGAGGTGGACTGAATGATCGAGATCTGGCTCAACCCTGCCTGCTCCAAGTGCCGCACGGCCGTCAGCGAGCTCGACGCCACCGGCGCGGACTACACCGTCCGGCGCTATCTCGACGAGCCGCCGACCGCCGCCGAGCTCGAGGATGTCCTTGCCCGCCTGGGCGTGGACCCGTGGCACATCGCGAGGACGGGCGACGCGAAGGGGCTCGGCGTGACGCTCCCACCCAGGGACGAGGCGCACCGCGGCGACTGGCTGGCGCTGATGGTGCACAACCCGCGCCTGATCCAGCGCCCGATCATCACCGCAGGCGACGGCACGACCGTGGTCGGGCGCGACGCCGAAAGCCTGGCAAAGGTCATCGCCGCAGGCTGAGCCGCCCGTTAGATTCAGCGCGTGGAAAGTCTTGCGCTCGTCTTCTCCAGCGGCTGGGCCAGCGGCGTCAACAGCTACCTCGTTCTCCTCGTGCTGGGGCTCGCGGAGCGATTCGGGACGTTCGGCCAGCTCCCCGACGTCCTGGGACGCTGGGAGGTGCTCGCCGCGGCCGGGTTCATGTTCGCCATGGAGTTCGTCGCGGACAAGATCCCCTACGTCGACTCGACCTGGGACGCGATCTCCACAGCGATCCGCCCCACCGTCGGCGCAGTGGTCGGTGTCCTGCTCGCCGGCGACGCCGACAGCCTGAACCAGGCCGTCGCGGGTGTCGTCGGAGGCAGCTCCGCGCTCGCCGCCCACAGCGTGAAGGCCGGCACCCGGCTGGCGATCAACGCCTCCCCGGAGCCGGCCACCAACATCCTGGCCAGCCTCGCCGAGGACTCGGCGGTCTTCGTCGTGATGCTCTTCGCCCTGCACCACCCCTACATCGCCGCGTCGATCGCCGCGACGCTGCTGGTGATCGGACTGGTCGTCCTCTACTACGCGATCAAGCTGATCCGGCGTGGCTGGCGGAGGTGGAAGCGGACGGACCGCCGTCCATCCGCCTACGCCTGACCCCTAGGGTGCGCTCATGGCACGTATTGCAGTGATCGGCGGCGGGTTCGGCGGACTCGCCTCCGCAGCCCGGCTGGCCAAGCTCGGCCACGACATCACCCTCCTCGAACGCGGCAAGCACCTCGGCGGTGCCGTCAGCACGATCGAGTCCGAGGGCTTCACGTGGGATGCCGGCCCGACCTCGACGCTCCTGCCTGCCGTGATCCGGGACCTGTTCCGCAAGTCGGGCCGACCCCTCGAGAAGGAGCTCGACCTCGTCCCCCAGGACGTCGTGCGCGAGCACTGGTTCGAGGACGGCACCACCGTCGCGCTGCGCGGCGGCTCACGCGGAGTGCAGTACGACGCGTTCGAGGAGCTCGCCCCCGGCCTCGGCGACGCCTGGTGCGAGCACGTGTCGTCGTACGCCGATGACTGGGAGCTGCTGCGCCGGGAGTACCTCGAGCGACCCTGGCGTCCCGAGTTGGCCGACAAGGCGACCGCCGCCCGGATCTTCACCCGCGAGACCCTGGCCAGGCGCCTGCGCCGCACCCTCCGCGAGGAGCGGTTGAGGCTGGTCGCGGCCCACCCCTTCGTGGCCGACGGGCATGACATCCGCAACGTGCCGGCGTGGATGGGCATGCAGGCCTACGTCGAGCAGAACTTCGGCGCCTGGACCGTGCCCGGCGGCATGGCGGGGCTCTCGACTGCACTCGCCGATCGCCTGGAGACGCGCAAGGTCGACGTCCAGCTCGACACCGGGGTCCGCGACATCGTGGTCCGCGACGGGCGCGCAGTCGCTGTCGCGACCGATGCCGGAGAGGTGGACGCCGACTTCGTGGTCTGCGCGATCGACCCGCGCACACTGCCCGTCCTCAAGCAGCACGTCATGCGCACGATGCCCGCGATGCCCCCAGTGGTGGTCCACCTCGGGCTCACCGGCGACGACATCCCGGAGCTCGGCCCCGAGACCGTCTTCCACGGCGACCCGACCCTGGTGGTCCGCACCGGCGGCACCGCTCCCGAGGGCGGTCAGGCGTGGACGATCCAGGG
This genomic interval from Nocardioides cavernaquae contains the following:
- a CDS encoding DUF58 domain-containing protein — translated: MRSGLGALTTRGRTLLAGGITALFCGIALGQVALSRVGLLLVVLPVASAALIGLSRYRLSLARAVEPRQVAAGQSSLVTLEISNAGRALLGTVRLEDQVPWALGSRPRFVLGGLTRAWERRVDYTVRSDVRGRFVLGPMTARVTDPFGLVELSRSFQTQAELIVTPTVVRLPMTGLSGAWTGAGDNRPRAFASGSAEDVTVREYRHGDALRRVHWRSSARTGELMVRREEQPWQSRATVLLDNRVSAHRGHGAASSLETAVSMAASIVTHLAERGFTVRLVTADGANAARSDAWHERSSGPDTRRLLEELAVVDGVRRGVLETSWVADTARTGMLIAVLGEVTEHDRAALHRMVHHSESPLAIALDVDGWLGRPAADPALSLRTLGWRAVAAGPGVSLPQLWQDLASAPTRRSS
- a CDS encoding transglutaminaseTgpA domain-containing protein translates to MRRAGAQPLLTALTALTSWVILVAWERLSELPGDLLGQVFIGIALIAATGALLRLASLSWLVVLSGQLLVALLVVHGFWGSGGLPTPTSVRAAVEAVASAVDSAGTYRAPVGDDVPTILPLLLGGALAVHLVVDLVAVTLGRVAVAGLPLLMAYTVPVSILGTPTAWPAFVIGGACFLGMLFADERGRLERWGRRIETGDRPRGGALIGAAALTAAVLVSAVLPSQPTLTLPGFGTGNSGPVRITDPIADLKRDLVLGADIPLLRVKVTSGPSTPAPSYVRLTVLDEFDGKSWRPGDHPRPQSQSATGEIPLLGLDPSQPGETIGWQVSVTERLASSWLPTPRYLRSIEAGSDWRYGADTLDFRAVDDVTTAGLSYPLTEFRPTLTADQLAAAGPAPDQIQDDYTRLPRAADSLRTVAERETRGASTDYDRGVALQRFFQSEFTYSTRIAPGNGLAALEHFLSPDGREGYCEQFAAAMAVLARELDIPARVSVGFLSGDRTTTDTYEFSSHDLHAWPELYIAGAGWVMFEPTPTSHTVAVPGYTRPTAQPSSGPSATATPSTVRPSISAGTKPRPETGSSGQDTSSELLTTWLPAVGVGAFALLLLGALPRALRRRRRARRMAAATPEEMWAELRDTAIDLGVPWPEERSPRATGLALAGTVNSVPEAPAALRRLVTTLETARYAPAGEQPPLDDQLAVDTETCLEALRDGASPAAQRRARWWPRSLHRRTTRSGARVRQEHASGVVDQLDPPADA
- a CDS encoding DUF3040 domain-containing protein yields the protein MPLSEEELRLLEQMERALTEEDPKFASTLRGSSFRRAARQRALLAGVAFLGGVALLMTGAVTELIPVAVLGFVVMLLSATYALSALRARPTPSAHDQGSLHDRMDRWRHRHED
- a CDS encoding methyltransferase domain-containing protein, giving the protein MAGTGGVAGSERERPGERRAAARTTVVWNALDAVLAGQPGATVLDIGGGTGGFAVRVAELGHHVRVVDPSPDALAALGRRAQEQGVAERVTAQQGDLSTLLELVPGASVDVVLCHGVLEVSDDPAAALATIATVLRPGGTLSLLVAQRHAAVLARAMAGHFGQALTLLDGGPGEVPARGRGTGRRWTAAEIVALLDAAGFAVTAQHAVRVFTDLVPGAVLDAEVGAADALLELEQAVAERPEYLPLATQIHVLATH
- a CDS encoding SAV_6107 family HEPN domain-containing protein — its product is MMLLPATTHAYLERAAESLREAITTSDVPTRYAHAHVAALRAAAALLAARAHPDPKRRRQKNAWVLLAEVAPELTEWSAFFAAGASKRAAAEAGSRRAVSERDADDLVRDADRFLSVIEQALGLAPHLPVEEEIVFRPALRAGA
- a CDS encoding YbaK/EbsC family protein, which produces MDEHPSITSFRAELERLGGTGEVIVLPESAHTAALAAAALGCEVGAIANSLLFSSDNEPVLVLTSGAHRVDTTATAARIAVPKLKRADADFVRNHTGQVIGGVSPIAHPSPIPTWVDIWLQKHPVLWAAAGHPSAVFSTTYDELLRLTGGTAIEVD
- a CDS encoding ArsC/Spx/MgsR family protein, with translation MIEIWLNPACSKCRTAVSELDATGADYTVRRYLDEPPTAAELEDVLARLGVDPWHIARTGDAKGLGVTLPPRDEAHRGDWLALMVHNPRLIQRPIITAGDGTTVVGRDAESLAKVIAAG
- a CDS encoding DUF4126 domain-containing protein, encoding MESLALVFSSGWASGVNSYLVLLVLGLAERFGTFGQLPDVLGRWEVLAAAGFMFAMEFVADKIPYVDSTWDAISTAIRPTVGAVVGVLLAGDADSLNQAVAGVVGGSSALAAHSVKAGTRLAINASPEPATNILASLAEDSAVFVVMLFALHHPYIAASIAATLLVIGLVVLYYAIKLIRRGWRRWKRTDRRPSAYA
- a CDS encoding phytoene desaturase family protein codes for the protein MARIAVIGGGFGGLASAARLAKLGHDITLLERGKHLGGAVSTIESEGFTWDAGPTSTLLPAVIRDLFRKSGRPLEKELDLVPQDVVREHWFEDGTTVALRGGSRGVQYDAFEELAPGLGDAWCEHVSSYADDWELLRREYLERPWRPELADKATAARIFTRETLARRLRRTLREERLRLVAAHPFVADGHDIRNVPAWMGMQAYVEQNFGAWTVPGGMAGLSTALADRLETRKVDVQLDTGVRDIVVRDGRAVAVATDAGEVDADFVVCAIDPRTLPVLKQHVMRTMPAMPPVVVHLGLTGDDIPELGPETVFHGDPTLVVRTGGTAPEGGQAWTIQGRGKLAEDVVLALSRKGVNVRPHVEVRIDRSPLVQVEQNGSSPFGVLWQGRDTLRHRLGPTTPIPGVYAAGAHATPGSGLPYVGLSASLVAQEIGPA